In Zingiber officinale cultivar Zhangliang chromosome 8B, Zo_v1.1, whole genome shotgun sequence, a single genomic region encodes these proteins:
- the LOC122017314 gene encoding polyamine oxidase 3-like isoform X2: protein MFFFMVLKYILVCILLLHINIYIYIYIDLNFLAASFYQKTEARQSHSPSAIVIGGGFAGIAAAHALKNAAFQVVLLESRDRIGGRVHTNYSFGFPVDMGAAWLHGVCNENPLASWIGRLGLPIYRTSGDNSVLYDHDLESYALFDGDGHQVPQDLVEKVGKVFETILEEANKLRWSLKD, encoded by the exons atgttttttttcatgGTGTTAAAATATATTCTAGTTTGCATTTTACTGCTTCACATCaacatatatatctatatatatattgacttaaattttcttgcagcaTCATTCTATCAGAAGACTGAAGCAAGGCAATCTCACTCTCCTTCTGCCATTGTCATTGGTGGTGGATTTGCAGGGATTGCAGCTGCTCATGCACTGAAAAATGCAGCTTTTCAG GTTGTGCTTTTAGAATCTCGGGATAGAATTGGTGGTCGAGTTCACACTAACTACTCATTTGGTTTTCCTGTTGACATGGGAGCAGCCTG GTTGCATGGTGTCTGCAACGAGAATCCATTGGCATCTTGGATTGGAAGACTTGGTCTACCAATTTATCGAACTTCTGGTGACAATTCTGTCTTGTATGATCATGACTTGGAGAG CTACGCACTCTTTGATGGTGATGGACATCAAGTGCCTCAAGATCTAGTGGAAAAAGTTGGTAAGGTGTTTGAAACCATTCTGGAAGAG GCTAACAAACTCAG gtggagtttgaaggattag
- the LOC122017314 gene encoding polyamine oxidase 3-like isoform X3, giving the protein MISSINLDFSASFYQKTEARQSHSPSAIVIGGGFAGIAAAHALKNAAFQVVLLESRDRIGGRVHTNYSFGFPVDMGAAWLHGVCNENPLASWIGRLGLPIYRTSGDNSVLYDHDLESYALFDGDGHQVPQDLVEKVGKVFETILEEANKLRYETNEDMSIAHAIKLVMERHSI; this is encoded by the exons ATGATTTCCAGCATCAATTTGGATTTTTCTG caTCATTCTATCAGAAGACTGAAGCAAGGCAATCTCACTCTCCTTCTGCCATTGTCATTGGTGGTGGATTTGCAGGGATTGCAGCTGCTCATGCACTGAAAAATGCAGCTTTTCAG GTTGTGCTTTTAGAATCTCGGGATAGAATTGGTGGTCGAGTTCACACTAACTACTCATTTGGTTTTCCTGTTGACATGGGAGCAGCCTG GTTGCATGGTGTCTGCAACGAGAATCCATTGGCATCTTGGATTGGAAGACTTGGTCTACCAATTTATCGAACTTCTGGTGACAATTCTGTCTTGTATGATCATGACTTGGAGAG CTACGCACTCTTTGATGGTGATGGACATCAAGTGCCTCAAGATCTAGTGGAAAAAGTTGGTAAGGTGTTTGAAACCATTCTGGAAGAG GCTAACAAACTCAGGTATGAAACAAATGAAGACATGTCTATAGCACATGCTATTAAGCTAGTCATGGAGAGGCATTCAATATGA
- the LOC122017314 gene encoding polyamine oxidase 3-like isoform X1, whose amino-acid sequence MFFFMVLKYILVCILLLHINIYIYIYIDLNFLAASFYQKTEARQSHSPSAIVIGGGFAGIAAAHALKNAAFQVVLLESRDRIGGRVHTNYSFGFPVDMGAAWLHGVCNENPLASWIGRLGLPIYRTSGDNSVLYDHDLESYALFDGDGHQVPQDLVEKVGKVFETILEEANKLRYETNEDMSIAHAIKLVMERHSI is encoded by the exons atgttttttttcatgGTGTTAAAATATATTCTAGTTTGCATTTTACTGCTTCACATCaacatatatatctatatatatattgacttaaattttcttgcagcaTCATTCTATCAGAAGACTGAAGCAAGGCAATCTCACTCTCCTTCTGCCATTGTCATTGGTGGTGGATTTGCAGGGATTGCAGCTGCTCATGCACTGAAAAATGCAGCTTTTCAG GTTGTGCTTTTAGAATCTCGGGATAGAATTGGTGGTCGAGTTCACACTAACTACTCATTTGGTTTTCCTGTTGACATGGGAGCAGCCTG GTTGCATGGTGTCTGCAACGAGAATCCATTGGCATCTTGGATTGGAAGACTTGGTCTACCAATTTATCGAACTTCTGGTGACAATTCTGTCTTGTATGATCATGACTTGGAGAG CTACGCACTCTTTGATGGTGATGGACATCAAGTGCCTCAAGATCTAGTGGAAAAAGTTGGTAAGGTGTTTGAAACCATTCTGGAAGAG GCTAACAAACTCAGGTATGAAACAAATGAAGACATGTCTATAGCACATGCTATTAAGCTAGTCATGGAGAGGCATTCAATATGA